One Gadus chalcogrammus isolate NIFS_2021 chromosome 4, NIFS_Gcha_1.0, whole genome shotgun sequence DNA segment encodes these proteins:
- the csgalnact1a gene encoding chondroitin sulfate N-acetylgalactosaminyltransferase 1: MMLRRGLLSWASRVGGVLVLVCCTLSLLYVMNCSPPHPDAQPPGHTLPSLGGAPGGAPGAPRPPRGGPPGGQSYQVLLQEREEQHRLHISSLKSQISQLKEALQERSLQLKGVQETLDRASSSRGGAPGQAQGPGAPGPAAARGGGGGGAAAAVGDGALGGARSQQADLQEFLAGQLSRAEVSVGVRLASEYAVAPFQSFTLQRVYQLETGLTRHPEEKPVRRDRREELGQALEAALLALNAAPRRPGEQVGRGGGGGGAAATAEKVYTPSDFVEGITRTEKDKGTMYELTFRGAAKRDFRRMVLFRPFGPLMKVKSERVDTSNIPINIVVPLARRTDTFKQFMQNFREVCVRQDGLVHLTVVYFGKEQVEEVRGILENTSREENFKNYTLIQLDEEFSRGRGLDLGARAWEGGNVLLFFCDVDIYFNADFLTTCRLNTLPGKRVFYPVLFSQYNPTLIYGGPDHIPPVQQQLVIKKDTGFWRDFGYGMTCQYRSDFVNIGGFDVDIKGWGGEDVHLYRKYLHSNLLVVRAPSRGLFHLWHEKHCADELRPDQYRMCMQTKAMNEASHGQLGMLLFRQEIQAHLRQQKPAAKPQKKTKA; this comes from the exons atgATGCTTCGCCGCGGCCTGCTCTCCTGGGCGTCCCGCGTGGGCGGGGTGCTGGTGTTGGTCTGCTGCACCCTGTCCCTCCTCTACGTCATGAACTGCAGCCCGCCCCATCCTGACGCCCAGCCCCCGGGCCACACACTCCCCTCCCTGGGGGGGGCGCCGGGGGGGGCGCCtggggccccccggcccccaagAGGCGGGCCCCCGGGGGGACAGTCCTACCAGGTGCTCCTGCAGGAGCGAGAGGAGCAGCACCGCCTCCACATCTCCTCCCTGAAGTCCCAGATCTCCCAGCTGAAGGAGGCGCTGCAGGAgcgcagcctgcagctcaaggGCGTGCAGGAGACGCTGGAcagggcctccagcagcaggggAGGGGCCCCCGGGCAGGcgcaggggcccggggccccggggcccgccgccgctcgcggaggaggaggaggaggagcggcggcGGCCGTAGGGGACGGAGCCCTGGGCGGCGCCCGGAGCCAGCAGGCGGACCTCCAGGAGTTCCTGGCCGGCCAGCTGTCGCGGGCGGAGGTGAGCGTGGGCGTGCGGCTGGCCAGCGAGTACGCCGTGGCGCCCTTCCAGAGCTTCACCCTGCAGCGGGTGTACCAGCTGGAGACGGGGCTCACCAGGCACCCCGAGGAGAAGCCCGTGAGGCGGGACCGCCGGGAGGAGCTGGGGCAGGCCCTGGAGGCGGCGCTGCTCGCCCTCAACGCCGCGCCCCGTCGTcccggggagcaggtggggagggggggcggcggcgggggggcggcggccacGGCGGAGAAGGTCTACACGCCGTCCGACTTCGTGGAGG GCATCACCCGGACGGAGAAGGACAAGGGCACCATGTACGAGCTGACATTCAGAGGGGCGGCCAAGAGGGACTTCCGGCGCATGGTGCTGTTCCGCCCGTTCGGACCCCTGATGAAGGTGAAGAGCGAGAGGGTGGACACCAGCAACATCCCCATCAACATCGTGGTCCCGCTGGCCCGACGCACCGACACCTTTAAGCAGTTCATGCAGAACTTCAG ggaggtgtgtgtgcgccaggATGGTCTGGTCCATCTGACAGTGGTGTATTTCGGGAAGGAACAGGTTGAAGAAGTGCGCGGCATTCTAGAGAACACGTCCAG gGAGGAAAATTTTAAGAACTACACTCTGATCCAGCTGGATGAGGAGTTTTCCCGGGGCCGGGGTCTGGACCTGGGGGCCCGAGCCTGGGAGGGAGGCAACGTTCTGCTCTTCTTCTGCGACGTGGACATCTACTTCAACGCTGACTTCCTCACCACCTGCCGACTCAACACCCTACCTG GTAAAAGGGTGTTCTACCCTGTGCTCTTCAGCCAGTACAACCCCACACTTATCTACGGAGGCCCCGACCACATCCCACCAGTGCAGCAACAGCTG GTGATTAAGAAGGACACAGGGTTTTGGAGGGATTTTGGTTACGGCATGACCTGCCAATACAGATCGGACTTTGTAAACATAG GGGGCTTCGACGTGGACATCAAAGGCTGGGGCGGCGAGGACGTCCACCTCTACAGGAAGTATCTCCATAGCAACCTGCTGGTGGTGCGGGCTCCCTCCAGGGGGCTGTTCCACCTGTGGCACGAGAAGCACTGCGCAGACGAGCTACGCCCGGACCAGTACCGCATGTGCATGCAGACCAAGGCCATGAACGAGGCCTCGCACGGCCAGCTGGGCATGCTGCTCTTCAGGCAGGAGATCCAGGCCCACCTCCGGCAGCAGAAGCCCGCCGCAAAGCCCCAAAAGAAGACCAAAGCCTAA